From the Cryptomeria japonica chromosome 2, Sugi_1.0, whole genome shotgun sequence genome, one window contains:
- the LOC131051778 gene encoding uncharacterized protein LOC131051778 produces MFVSAEWMESGFTTQANGIVVAEYMYSTTFWESIEQIVEFSEPLVKVSRLVDGDKPPMGYVYEAMDRAKKVIRSKLENNRDKYMPLWDIIDRRWDGQMHTPLHAAGYFLNPLLFYKTDFLEIDAEIKQGFFKCMEKMFLDMEKFDAATIELEMYKHAKGFLSSRAAIQSRKTIQPATWWASFGDEIQNLRWMAVRILIQPCSSSACELNWSVFEHIHSKKRNRLSQQRLNDLVFVHHNLRLKIRKAQGTIEECLPIDLDEIYPKCELIAADDDYYVVADRPLVSEDFDIMRQANFRPKWVEGIRTGSYLGASSSGPLAL; encoded by the exons ATGTTTGTTTCAGCTGAGTGGATGGAGTCTGGTTTCACAACTCAAGCAAATGGCATAGTAGTGGCAGAGTATATGTATTCTACCACATTTTGGGAATCTATTGAACAAATTGTAGAATTTTCAGAGCCTTTAGTAAAAGTCTCGAGACTAGTGGATGGAGATAAACCCCCCATGGGATATGTGTATGaagccatggatagggccaagaaGGTGATAAGGAGTAAGCTGGAAAATAACAGGGATAAGTATATGCCgttgtgggacataattgataggagatgggatgGACAAATGCACACTCCTCTCCATGCTGCAGGATACTTTCTCAATCCTTTGTTATTCTATAAGACTGACTTCCTGGAAATTGATGCTGAGATCAAACAAGGCTTCTTCAAGTGCATGGAAAAAATGTTTCTTGACATGGAAAAATTTGATGCGGCCACGATAGAGCTAGAAATGTATAAGCATGCTAAGGGCTTTCTCTCTTCTAGGGCTGCTATACAAAGCAGAAAGACAATTCAACCAG CTACATGGTGGGCTTCTTTTGGAGATGAAATACAAAATTTAAGGTGGATGGCGGTGCGTATTTTGATCCAACCATGTAGCTCATCAGCTTGTGAGCTTAATTGGAGTGTGTTTGAACACATACATTCTAAGAAACGCAACCGCCTATCACAACAACGACTGAATGACTTGGTATTTGTTCATCACAACCTCCGCTTGAAGATAAggaaagctcaag GAACTATTGAGGAATGCTTGCCAATTGACCTCGATGAGATATATCCAAAGTGCGAGTTGATTGCTGCTGATGATGATTATTATGTTGTTGCTGATCGTCCGCTTGTgtctgaagattttgatatcatgaGGCAAGCCAACTTTCGTCCTAAATGGGTTGAAGGAATTAGGACAGGCTCTTACCTAGGAGCTTCATCATCAGGGCCTCTTGCCCTCTAG